The following coding sequences lie in one Caproicibacterium argilliputei genomic window:
- the dnaX gene encoding DNA polymerase III subunit gamma/tau: protein MQVCLPICISGSTAARGACLAFLFVKNGVFPQGSVDGGAQVYQVLYRKWRPQVFADVVGQPQVTKTLQNELTAGRVAHAYLFTGCRGTGKTTCAKILAKAVNCLHPKDGDPCGACEICRGVQDGSIMDIVEIDAASNNGVDSIRMLREEANFTPAVAKYRVYIIDEVHMLSVGAFNALLKTLEEPPAHVIFILATTEVHKLPATILSRCQRFDFRRIPPEDIAARLTFIAGEEGASLDGEAALLLARLADGAMRDALSLLDQCLGRSKDVTVEVVNEAAGLASRAHLFRLADAIYAKDSAAALAVVDEMHRGGKDMARLCEELASHLRFLMLIKTMRDARPMVAVTSEEFAQLEKQALAMPLSVILHGMDTLQDALERMYRGGDRRMEMEMALLRLCCPELDDSRAALVRRIEALEKHAPTAVAQPEIQQPQPAPEPPAPERTVPQKLAAVPAAPQEEPPKTASENRPAAPLATSAPVPAQEPPKSAEAVKTAAQLAAEAVPLPEWPEVVQALKQYSHTIAAAFRNTSAYVSGNYVLIDAANDLAFSLLRESSQRDSMRRAIQQVTGRTYKLGPYRPAEKQDAEKDPLLAMAERAQEQGIDVVKK, encoded by the coding sequence ATGCAGGTTTGTCTGCCCATCTGTATATCCGGCAGCACGGCGGCGCGGGGCGCCTGCCTTGCTTTTCTTTTTGTAAAAAACGGCGTCTTCCCGCAGGGAAGCGTGGATGGGGGTGCGCAAGTGTATCAAGTGCTTTACCGCAAGTGGCGGCCGCAGGTTTTTGCGGATGTGGTCGGTCAGCCGCAGGTGACCAAAACCCTGCAGAACGAGCTGACCGCCGGCCGTGTGGCACACGCTTACCTTTTTACCGGCTGCCGCGGCACCGGCAAAACCACCTGCGCAAAGATCCTCGCAAAAGCAGTCAACTGCCTGCATCCGAAAGACGGCGACCCCTGCGGCGCGTGTGAAATCTGCCGCGGCGTGCAGGACGGCAGCATCATGGATATTGTCGAGATTGACGCCGCCAGCAACAACGGCGTTGACAGTATCCGTATGCTGCGGGAAGAGGCGAACTTTACCCCGGCGGTTGCGAAGTACCGCGTGTACATCATTGACGAGGTGCATATGCTTTCCGTCGGCGCTTTTAACGCATTGCTTAAAACGCTGGAGGAGCCGCCGGCGCACGTGATTTTTATTCTGGCGACTACGGAGGTGCACAAGCTTCCGGCAACGATTCTTTCCCGCTGCCAGCGCTTTGACTTTCGCCGGATTCCGCCGGAGGACATTGCCGCGCGGCTGACGTTTATTGCCGGAGAAGAGGGTGCGTCACTGGACGGTGAGGCGGCACTTCTGCTGGCGCGGCTGGCGGACGGCGCCATGCGCGACGCGCTTTCCCTGCTGGACCAGTGTCTTGGCCGCAGCAAAGATGTGACCGTGGAGGTGGTCAATGAGGCGGCGGGGCTTGCCAGCCGTGCGCACCTGTTTCGCCTGGCGGATGCCATTTACGCGAAAGACAGTGCTGCGGCTTTGGCTGTGGTGGATGAAATGCATCGCGGCGGCAAGGATATGGCGCGTTTGTGCGAAGAGCTTGCGTCCCATCTGCGCTTTTTAATGCTCATCAAAACCATGCGCGACGCGCGCCCTATGGTTGCGGTCACTAGCGAAGAGTTTGCCCAGCTGGAAAAGCAGGCGCTTGCCATGCCGCTGTCGGTGATTCTGCATGGCATGGATACCCTGCAGGACGCACTGGAGCGGATGTACCGCGGGGGCGACCGCCGCATGGAAATGGAAATGGCGCTGTTGCGGCTGTGCTGCCCGGAACTGGACGACAGCCGTGCGGCATTGGTGCGGCGCATCGAAGCGCTGGAAAAACACGCGCCGACTGCCGTGGCGCAGCCTGAAATCCAGCAGCCGCAGCCTGCACCGGAACCGCCTGCGCCGGAGCGAACGGTGCCGCAGAAGCTTGCCGCTGTGCCCGCCGCACCGCAGGAAGAGCCCCCAAAAACGGCATCGGAAAACAGACCTGCCGCTCCCTTGGCGACGTCGGCTCCTGTTCCGGCACAGGAACCGCCCAAATCGGCAGAGGCTGTCAAGACTGCGGCGCAGTTGGCGGCAGAGGCGGTTCCGCTGCCGGAATGGCCAGAGGTGGTGCAGGCACTCAAGCAGTATTCCCACACCATTGCGGCGGCATTCCGCAACACCTCGGCTTACGTCAGCGGCAACTATGTGCTGATTGACGCGGCAAACGATTTGGCGTTCAGCCTGCTGCGCGAATCGTCGCAGCGCGACAGTATGCGCCGCGCGATTCAGCAGGTGACCGGCAGAACGTACAAGCTTGGCCCCTACCGCCCCGCGGAAAAGCAGGACGCCGAAAAAGACCCCCTGCTGGCCATGGCAGAGCGTGCACAGGAGCAAGGTATTGACGTGGTGAAAAAATGA
- a CDS encoding YbaB/EbfC family nucleoid-associated protein: MKARVPQSKGPQNLQQIARQAQKLQEDMDKLAQELDVKEYTATSGGDAVKATVLGKMEVKSIEIKPEVVDPEDVEMLSDLVIGAVNEALRAAADDKSEQMEALSGGLSVPGLF; this comes from the coding sequence ATGAAGGCACGAGTACCGCAGAGCAAAGGCCCGCAGAACCTGCAGCAGATTGCACGGCAGGCGCAGAAACTGCAGGAGGATATGGACAAGCTCGCACAGGAACTGGACGTAAAGGAATACACCGCGACTTCCGGCGGGGACGCTGTAAAGGCAACCGTCCTCGGCAAAATGGAAGTCAAGAGCATTGAAATCAAGCCGGAAGTGGTTGATCCCGAGGATGTGGAAATGCTCTCTGACTTGGTTATCGGCGCGGTCAATGAAGCCCTGCGTGCCGCCGCAGACGACAAGAGCGAACAAATGGAAGCCCTTTCCGGCGGGCTGAGTGTTCCCGGGCTGTTCTGA
- the recR gene encoding recombination mediator RecR encodes MAGGYQVAPLARLVEQFERLPGIGHKSAQRLAYHVLGMTKEQAQAFADAVLEAHDKIHYCKVCCNLTDQPLCPICRDERRDTSVICVVEDPRDVIAMERTNEYKGSYHVLHGAISPLSDVGPEQLCIKELLARVQGGKVKEVIMATNPTVEGEATAMYISRLLKPLGVKVTRLAYGIPVGGDLEYADEVTLLRALEGRSEL; translated from the coding sequence ATGGCCGGAGGATATCAGGTGGCGCCGCTGGCGCGTTTGGTCGAGCAATTTGAGCGCCTGCCGGGCATTGGGCACAAAAGCGCTCAGCGGCTGGCATACCATGTGCTGGGCATGACCAAAGAGCAGGCACAGGCGTTTGCGGATGCCGTTTTGGAAGCACACGATAAAATTCATTACTGCAAGGTTTGCTGCAATCTGACCGACCAGCCGCTTTGCCCCATTTGCCGGGATGAGCGCCGCGACACTTCTGTCATCTGCGTGGTGGAAGACCCGCGCGACGTCATCGCCATGGAGCGCACGAATGAATACAAGGGCAGCTACCATGTTCTGCACGGTGCGATTTCTCCACTTTCCGATGTGGGGCCGGAGCAGCTCTGCATTAAGGAACTGCTGGCGCGGGTGCAGGGCGGCAAGGTGAAAGAGGTCATTATGGCAACAAACCCAACGGTAGAGGGAGAAGCCACTGCCATGTACATTTCCCGTTTGCTCAAGCCGCTTGGCGTGAAAGTGACGCGCCTTGCCTATGGCATTCCGGTGGGCGGTGACTTGGAGTATGCAGATGAAGTGACGCTGCTGCGCGCGCTGGAGGGCCGCAGCGAACTGTAA
- the smpB gene encoding SsrA-binding protein SmpB, whose product MKEENFKTIARNKKAYHDYFVEESYEAGIALTGTEVKSLRAGSCNLKDAWCAVESGELLLRGMHISPYEHGNIFNRDPVRTRRLLMHKKEIMHLFGVVKQQGYSLIPLSVYFKGSRVKVQVGLCRGKKLYDKRADLAARAAKRDVDRALKTQNR is encoded by the coding sequence ATGAAAGAAGAAAATTTCAAAACGATTGCACGCAACAAAAAGGCGTACCATGATTATTTCGTGGAAGAAAGCTATGAGGCGGGCATTGCGCTGACCGGAACCGAGGTCAAGTCCCTGCGCGCTGGCAGCTGTAACCTCAAGGATGCGTGGTGCGCCGTGGAAAGCGGCGAGCTTTTGTTGCGTGGAATGCATATCAGCCCGTATGAGCACGGCAATATTTTTAACCGCGACCCGGTGCGCACGCGTCGGCTGCTGATGCACAAAAAAGAGATTATGCACCTGTTTGGCGTGGTCAAGCAGCAGGGCTACTCGCTGATTCCGCTGTCGGTTTACTTTAAGGGCAGCCGCGTCAAGGTGCAGGTGGGTCTGTGCCGCGGCAAAAAGCTGTACGACAAGCGCGCGGATTTGGCGGCGCGCGCCGCCAAGCGCGATGTGGATCGCGCGCTAAAAACGCAGAACCGCTGA
- a CDS encoding aldose epimerase family protein produces MSISEKKFGVLQDGTEIRSYTLQNESGASLTVLSFGARIQSVQMPDKNGVLGEMVLGHRTLEEYAQPGDYQGAVVGRYANRIAGGAFELDGQPCTLTKNEGENTLHGGPTGFSTRAWRCKSRDNSDEAPSITLEYQSADGEEGFPGACTVTVTYCLSTDNAVILDYTAVTDRATYVNLTNHSFFNLTGDCSRDVLSTELQIDADATTEVDKALLPTGKLLSVAGTAEDFRSAKTIGQDIRSLEPTLHDCGGYDHNFVLNGDGFRKAAEAHDASTGRRLLVFTDQPGMQLYTANSFGASAKNRDGSAMKPHTAFCLETQHFADTPHHANFPSTLLQPGDTFRTRTIFKFEADRK; encoded by the coding sequence ATGAGTATTTCAGAAAAAAAATTCGGTGTTCTGCAGGACGGTACGGAAATCCGTTCCTATACCCTGCAGAATGAGTCTGGCGCTTCTCTGACAGTACTTTCTTTCGGCGCGCGGATTCAGTCTGTACAAATGCCCGACAAAAACGGTGTCCTCGGCGAGATGGTGCTCGGTCACCGCACACTGGAAGAATACGCACAGCCGGGCGACTACCAGGGCGCTGTGGTTGGCCGTTACGCCAATCGCATCGCCGGCGGCGCCTTCGAGCTTGACGGACAGCCCTGCACGCTGACAAAAAACGAGGGAGAAAACACCCTGCATGGCGGCCCGACTGGTTTTTCCACGCGCGCATGGCGCTGCAAGTCCCGCGACAACAGCGATGAGGCTCCTTCCATCACGCTGGAATACCAAAGCGCAGACGGCGAGGAAGGCTTCCCCGGAGCCTGCACCGTCACCGTGACATACTGCCTGAGTACGGACAACGCGGTGATTTTGGATTACACGGCGGTTACAGACCGGGCAACGTATGTGAACCTGACCAACCACAGCTTCTTTAATTTGACCGGTGACTGCAGCCGCGATGTACTTTCCACGGAGCTGCAGATTGACGCGGACGCCACCACGGAAGTGGACAAAGCGCTGCTGCCCACCGGCAAACTGCTGTCTGTGGCAGGCACCGCGGAAGATTTCCGCAGCGCCAAAACAATCGGGCAGGATATCCGCAGCCTGGAACCAACCCTGCACGACTGCGGCGGCTATGACCACAACTTTGTCCTGAACGGCGACGGTTTCCGCAAGGCCGCGGAGGCGCACGATGCCTCTACCGGACGCCGCCTGCTGGTATTTACAGACCAACCGGGAATGCAGCTTTACACGGCAAACAGTTTCGGCGCAAGCGCGAAAAACCGCGATGGTTCCGCTATGAAACCGCACACGGCGTTCTGCCTGGAAACCCAGCACTTCGCAGACACGCCGCACCATGCGAACTTCCCCAGCACCCTGCTGCAGCCGGGCGACACGTTCCGGACGCGCACGATTTTCAAGTTTGAAGCAGACCGGAAGTAA
- a CDS encoding ROK family protein, whose protein sequence is MYLGIDLGGTNIAVGIVDENYRIVARAKNHTRVPCPEAELTEQLAQTTLQALKNADLTLEDVPWIGVGSPGSIDSKAGLVGFAGNLDLHNYALAQQLSQQLQNKPVLVENDANAAAYGEFMAGALRGATDGLAITLGTGIGGGIIIDGKIYAGCNGAAGELGHQVIAVNGRPCTCGRRGCWETYASATGLIKTTQEVMTAHDDQKGAPIWTIPGGDLHKVDGRTAFDAMRAGDPLGQEAVDRFIADLGIGLANCINIFQPDVVCIGGGICNEKENLLRPLRAYLEKEVFHVPNSRQTELRIAELGNDAGIIGAALLGRGHTF, encoded by the coding sequence ATGTACCTTGGAATTGATTTGGGCGGCACAAATATCGCAGTTGGCATCGTTGACGAAAACTACCGCATTGTGGCCCGTGCAAAAAATCACACCCGTGTTCCCTGCCCTGAAGCAGAACTGACCGAACAGCTTGCACAGACCACCCTACAGGCACTGAAAAATGCAGACCTGACTCTGGAAGACGTGCCGTGGATTGGCGTGGGCTCACCTGGCAGCATTGACAGCAAAGCCGGTCTGGTCGGATTTGCCGGCAACCTGGATTTGCACAACTATGCATTGGCGCAGCAGCTCAGCCAGCAGCTGCAAAACAAACCCGTTTTAGTAGAAAACGATGCCAATGCGGCGGCTTACGGCGAATTCATGGCGGGGGCGCTTCGCGGCGCGACTGACGGCCTTGCCATTACACTTGGCACCGGCATCGGCGGCGGCATAATTATTGACGGAAAAATTTACGCGGGCTGCAACGGCGCTGCCGGTGAACTGGGTCACCAGGTCATCGCGGTCAACGGGCGGCCCTGCACCTGCGGGCGCCGCGGCTGCTGGGAAACATACGCTTCCGCAACCGGCTTAATTAAGACCACGCAAGAAGTCATGACCGCACACGACGACCAAAAAGGCGCGCCCATCTGGACGATTCCGGGCGGTGACCTCCACAAGGTGGACGGCCGCACCGCGTTTGATGCCATGCGCGCCGGCGACCCGCTGGGACAGGAGGCCGTTGACCGCTTTATTGCAGACCTCGGTATCGGTCTTGCAAACTGTATCAACATCTTCCAGCCAGACGTGGTCTGCATTGGCGGCGGCATCTGCAACGAAAAAGAAAACTTGCTGCGCCCGCTGCGCGCGTATCTGGAAAAGGAAGTTTTCCATGTGCCCAACAGCCGGCAGACCGAACTTCGCATTGCAGAATTGGGCAATGATGCCGGCATCATTGGCGCGGCGCTGCTTGGCCGCGGCCATACCTTTTAA
- a CDS encoding sugar transferase, with protein MRFDDLPQSMQNPETKDYFEKLQNRRGALAGKRVFDIVVSALMLVILSPLLLLTAAAVKADSKGPVFYRQVRVGRYGRNFRIFKFRTMVQDADKKGLAITVGEDPRITRVGRLIRKCRLDEIAQLLNVLNGTMSFVGPRPEVPKYVDAYEDAYMATLLVRPGVTAPSSIYFRNEDEILAASDADPEVTYVKEILPTKMRLNLEYLDSISVWNDVKVMFQTVKAVF; from the coding sequence TTGCGATTTGACGACTTACCGCAGAGTATGCAGAACCCCGAAACCAAGGATTATTTTGAAAAGCTGCAGAACCGCCGCGGCGCACTGGCGGGAAAGCGTGTGTTTGACATAGTGGTGTCCGCGCTGATGCTGGTGATTTTATCGCCGCTGCTGCTGCTGACAGCCGCCGCGGTCAAGGCAGACTCGAAAGGGCCGGTGTTTTACCGGCAGGTTCGGGTGGGGCGCTACGGCAGGAACTTTCGAATTTTCAAGTTTCGCACCATGGTGCAGGATGCGGACAAAAAGGGGCTTGCCATTACCGTAGGAGAGGATCCCCGCATTACGCGTGTAGGGAGGCTGATTCGCAAGTGCAGGCTGGATGAAATCGCGCAGTTGCTCAATGTGCTCAACGGCACCATGAGCTTTGTCGGCCCACGCCCCGAAGTGCCCAAGTATGTAGATGCTTATGAGGATGCTTATATGGCAACGCTTTTGGTGCGTCCGGGCGTTACGGCGCCCAGCAGCATTTACTTTCGCAACGAGGATGAAATTCTGGCGGCTTCTGACGCGGACCCGGAAGTGACATATGTCAAAGAGATTCTGCCAACGAAAATGCGGCTGAATCTGGAGTACCTCGATTCCATTTCCGTTTGGAACGATGTGAAAGTGATGTTCCAGACCGTTAAAGCTGTTTTCTGA
- a CDS encoding polysaccharide deacetylase family protein, with translation MYLIFKKKHLLAAAAFLAAAAVALLAGRSYRMSVTTAAKAVKTANPNWGLSFQESGKPPIGNATPAYLKQFHAFFLGNTSEKKLYLTFDAGYEAGYTPKILDTLKKHKVKATFFVVGNYLETSPDLVKRMVAEGHTVGNHTYHHYDMSKISDQAAFEKELRSVETKFQEITGKAMTRVYRPPQGKYSESNLKQAQALGYRTFFWSLAYVDWYKDKQPSHEEAFQKLLPRTHPGAIVLLHLTSKTNAEILDELLTKWEQMGYQFGLVSDLK, from the coding sequence TTGTATCTGATTTTTAAGAAAAAACATCTTCTCGCGGCGGCGGCGTTTCTGGCTGCGGCCGCAGTTGCCCTGTTGGCGGGGCGCAGCTACCGCATGAGCGTGACAACTGCCGCCAAGGCGGTGAAGACTGCGAACCCAAACTGGGGGCTGAGCTTTCAGGAGTCGGGCAAACCGCCGATTGGAAACGCGACACCCGCATATCTCAAGCAGTTCCATGCCTTTTTCCTGGGAAATACCAGTGAGAAAAAGCTGTATCTGACGTTTGATGCCGGTTATGAAGCCGGTTATACCCCGAAAATTCTGGATACGCTGAAAAAACATAAGGTGAAAGCGACTTTCTTTGTGGTCGGAAATTATCTGGAAACCAGTCCGGATTTGGTCAAGCGGATGGTCGCGGAGGGGCACACAGTGGGTAACCATACCTACCACCACTATGATATGTCTAAAATTTCGGATCAAGCTGCCTTTGAAAAGGAACTGCGCTCCGTGGAAACCAAGTTTCAGGAGATTACCGGCAAGGCAATGACGCGCGTGTACCGCCCGCCACAGGGCAAGTACAGCGAGAGCAACCTCAAGCAGGCGCAAGCGCTGGGGTACCGAACCTTTTTCTGGAGTCTTGCATATGTGGACTGGTACAAAGATAAACAGCCCAGCCACGAGGAGGCCTTTCAAAAACTTTTGCCCCGCACACATCCGGGCGCCATCGTGCTGCTGCACTTGACCTCGAAAACCAACGCGGAGATTCTGGATGAGCTGCTGACAAAATGGGAGCAGATGGGGTACCAATTCGGTTTGGTTTCGGACTTAAAATAA
- a CDS encoding DsrE family protein — MHLQVVFHVDEPEKWGLLLRNLQNLLRSSDAAAAAIEVVANGPAVSFYKVGRTDAAEHLQSLSKAGVRFCACENALRGMKISPTELLPFVQTVPSGVLELIWCQNHGFAYLKP, encoded by the coding sequence ATGCATCTGCAGGTCGTGTTTCATGTGGATGAGCCGGAAAAGTGGGGACTGCTGCTGCGAAACCTGCAGAACCTGCTGCGCAGTTCGGATGCGGCTGCTGCTGCCATCGAAGTGGTTGCCAATGGCCCTGCGGTTTCCTTTTATAAAGTCGGTCGTACGGATGCGGCGGAACACCTGCAAAGCCTGTCAAAGGCGGGCGTCCGTTTTTGCGCGTGTGAAAATGCGCTTCGCGGCATGAAAATTTCACCGACAGAACTGCTGCCATTCGTACAGACGGTTCCCTCCGGTGTTTTGGAACTGATATGGTGTCAAAACCACGGCTTTGCGTATCTGAAACCTTAA
- a CDS encoding desulfoferrodoxin, with translation MSIVDFYRCERCGNIVALIKKGGGTLSCCGQAMTKLEANSTDAAQEKHVPVVTKESGKLKVAVGSTLHPMQAEHSIEWIALVADGQVQIKYLKPGQEPKAEFGEVQSGSVYAYCNLHGLWKADF, from the coding sequence ATGTCTATCGTTGATTTTTACCGCTGTGAAAGGTGTGGCAATATCGTTGCGCTCATCAAAAAAGGGGGCGGAACGCTGTCTTGCTGCGGACAGGCCATGACTAAGCTGGAGGCAAACTCGACTGACGCCGCACAGGAAAAGCACGTTCCGGTTGTCACAAAAGAAAGCGGAAAGCTGAAAGTAGCGGTCGGCTCTACCCTGCATCCCATGCAGGCAGAGCACTCCATTGAGTGGATTGCGTTGGTGGCAGACGGTCAGGTGCAGATTAAATATCTGAAGCCCGGTCAGGAGCCAAAAGCAGAGTTTGGCGAAGTACAGTCCGGCTCTGTGTATGCATACTGTAACCTGCACGGTCTGTGGAAGGCCGATTTCTAA
- a CDS encoding ferritin, which yields MLDQKLVDLFNRQINLEWYSAYFYLDISDYYADKNLNGFGNWFSIQTQEERDHAMLFVKYLLNNGVKPALQDVKAPDVTFNDFSEPAKAALAHEKKVTASINEIYAAAYEQKDFRTMQFLDWFVKEQGEEEKNTEDIVKRYELFGNDAKGLYLLDSELAARTYAPATLVI from the coding sequence ATGCTCGATCAAAAACTTGTAGACCTGTTTAACCGTCAGATTAACCTGGAGTGGTACTCCGCTTACTTCTATCTGGATATTTCCGACTATTACGCGGACAAAAATCTGAACGGCTTCGGCAATTGGTTCTCCATTCAGACACAGGAGGAACGCGACCACGCCATGCTGTTTGTCAAGTACCTGCTGAACAACGGCGTGAAGCCGGCCCTGCAGGATGTCAAGGCACCGGATGTGACGTTTAACGACTTTAGCGAACCGGCAAAGGCGGCATTGGCACATGAGAAAAAGGTGACGGCATCCATCAATGAAATTTACGCTGCCGCATATGAGCAGAAAGATTTCCGCACCATGCAGTTTTTGGACTGGTTTGTCAAGGAGCAGGGCGAAGAAGAAAAGAATACCGAGGACATCGTCAAGCGGTACGAGCTGTTTGGAAACGATGCAAAGGGACTGTACCTGCTGGACTCTGAACTGGCGGCAAGGACCTATGCGCCTGCGACTCTGGTCATCTGA
- a CDS encoding glutathione peroxidase has product MGVYDFQVKNMKGEQTSLSDYKGKLLLIVNTASKCGFTPQYDGLEKLYKTYQDRGLVILGFPCNQFLAQEPENNEAISSFCKLNYGVTFPLFSKIDVRGENADPLFKYLTEAAPFQGFELSKESGRMIQGVVKEHYPDNLEGNGIKWNFTKFLIGRDGEVKGRYEPTVTPEELAPVIEAAL; this is encoded by the coding sequence ATGGGCGTCTATGATTTTCAGGTAAAAAATATGAAGGGGGAGCAGACTTCCCTTTCCGATTATAAAGGAAAGCTGCTGCTGATTGTCAACACCGCCAGCAAATGCGGTTTTACCCCGCAGTATGACGGGCTGGAAAAGCTGTATAAAACCTATCAAGACCGCGGACTTGTGATTCTGGGCTTTCCGTGCAACCAGTTTCTTGCACAGGAGCCGGAAAACAATGAAGCCATCTCCTCCTTTTGTAAGCTGAACTACGGCGTGACGTTTCCGCTTTTCTCCAAGATTGATGTGCGCGGAGAAAACGCCGATCCGCTGTTCAAATATTTGACGGAAGCGGCTCCTTTTCAAGGGTTTGAACTGAGTAAGGAAAGCGGCCGCATGATTCAGGGCGTTGTCAAGGAACACTATCCGGACAATTTGGAGGGCAACGGCATTAAGTGGAATTTCACCAAGTTCCTCATCGGCCGGGACGGCGAAGTCAAAGGTCGCTACGAGCCAACGGTGACACCGGAAGAACTGGCGCCGGTGATTGAAGCCGCCCTTTAA
- a CDS encoding NAD(P)/FAD-dependent oxidoreductase, with protein MYDVIIVGGGPAGLTAAIYTSRAGLSTLVLEKMSLGGQASMTYKIDNYPGFKNISGAELAADFEAHVKASGVTVLLEEATALELSETRKTVTTHSGTYEAKAVILALGSDRRKLGIPGEAEFAGRGVSYCATCDGNFFRGKRVAVVGGGNSAVGDAVSLAEICSEVKLLYHGSKLSAMYSLRKQIAQRPNVSVAYRQEVTRIFGTGKVERIAVKNTETGAAEELPVDGIFIDIGMVPNTRLIPQELLLPDGFVGAEENGTTKIPGVFVAGDLRKKQLYQIVTAMSDGANAAFSAQLYLQDR; from the coding sequence ATGTATGACGTAATCATTGTCGGCGGCGGCCCTGCGGGGCTGACTGCGGCGATTTATACCTCTCGCGCCGGACTTTCGACGCTGGTACTGGAAAAGATGTCCCTTGGCGGGCAGGCTTCCATGACATACAAAATCGACAATTATCCCGGCTTTAAAAATATTTCGGGCGCGGAGCTTGCCGCGGACTTTGAGGCGCACGTCAAAGCTTCCGGCGTTACTGTTTTGCTGGAGGAGGCCACGGCACTGGAGCTGAGCGAAACCCGCAAGACGGTCACCACGCACTCCGGAACGTACGAAGCGAAAGCTGTGATTTTGGCATTGGGCTCTGACCGCAGAAAGCTCGGCATTCCCGGAGAAGCGGAATTTGCCGGTCGCGGCGTTTCTTACTGTGCGACCTGTGACGGCAACTTCTTCCGCGGAAAGCGTGTCGCGGTGGTTGGCGGCGGTAATTCCGCAGTGGGCGATGCGGTTTCTCTGGCTGAAATTTGCAGCGAAGTCAAGCTGCTTTACCACGGCTCGAAGCTGTCTGCCATGTATTCGCTCAGAAAGCAGATTGCACAGCGGCCAAATGTTTCGGTTGCCTACCGGCAGGAAGTGACGCGGATTTTCGGCACCGGCAAGGTGGAACGGATTGCGGTGAAAAACACGGAAACCGGCGCCGCAGAGGAACTGCCGGTGGATGGCATCTTCATTGACATCGGCATGGTGCCGAACACCCGCCTGATTCCGCAGGAACTGCTGCTGCCGGACGGCTTTGTCGGTGCGGAGGAAAATGGCACAACAAAGATTCCGGGGGTGTTTGTTGCCGGTGACCTGCGTAAAAAGCAGCTTTATCAGATTGTGACGGCGATGTCGGATGGCGCGAACGCGGCATTTTCCGCGCAGCTTTATCTGCAGGATCGCTGA